The Sagittula stellata E-37 sequence GATCGTCGCCCAGGAAGGCGAAACCGTCGAAGCCAACGCCAAGCTTGCGGTGATCGCCTCCGGCGAGGGTGTTTCCGCCGCGCCGAAAGCAGAGACCGCACCGAAGGACACGCAGTACTCCACACCGCCCGCGGGCGATGGCGGGCCGGGCAAGGACATCAAGGACGGCCCGGCAGCCGAAAAGGCCATGGCCGAAGCAGGTGTTTCCCGCGATCAGGTCAAGGGCACCGGCAAGGACGGTCGCGCGACGAAGGCAGATGTGGCCGCAGCCGTGGCTGCCGCGAACGCTTCCCCTGCGACATCCGCTCCGGCCTCTGCACCGCGTGCGCCCGTCGCGGCCCAAGATGAGGCACGCGAAGAGCGGGTGAAGATGACCCGCCTGCGCCAGACCATCGCACGCCGCCTGAAGGACGCGCAGAACACCGCCGCGATCCTGACCACCTACAACGAAGTGGACATGACCGAGGTCATGGCGCTGCGGTCCGAGTACAAGGACCTTTTCGAGAAGAAGCACGGCGTTCGTCTGGGCTTCATGTCCTTCTTCACGAAGGCCTGCTGCCACGCGCTGAAAGAAGTGCCCGAAGTCAACGCAGAGATCGACGGCACCGACATCGTCTACAAGAACTTCGTGCACATGGGCATCGCGGCGGGCACGCCGCAGGGTCTGGTGGTTCCGGTGATCCGCGACGCCGACAGCATGTCTTTCGCGGAAATCGAGAAGGCGATCAACGAGAAGGGCAAGCGCGCCCGTGACGGCAAGCTGTCCATGGCAGAGATGCAGGGCGGCACCTTCACCATCTCCAACGGTGGCGTCTATGGCTCGCTCATGTCCTCGCCGATCCTGAACCCCCCGCAGTCCGGCATCCTCGGCATGCACAAGATCCAGGACCGCCCGATGGTCATCAACGGCGAGATCAAGATCCGCCCGATGATGTATCTGGCGCTGAGCTACGACCACCGCATCGTCGACGGCAAGGGCGCAGTGACATTCCTCGTCCGCGTGAAAGAGGCACTGGAAGACCCCCGCCGCCTGCTGATGGACCTGTAACAGTTAAAGGGTCTGGCGAGTCTTCTCGTCAGACTCTTTTCTTTCGAAGAGGAGAATGAAATGCCGTTCCGCTGGCTAGCTGCGCTATTTCTTCTGTGTACTTCAGCAAATGCTGAGGTCATCACGGCGACTGATGGACGGCAGTTTGAATTAAACGAAGATGGAACGTTCTCCGAAATTGTTTTGGAGGCTGCTAGCAGAGCGCCGCTCGAGATCGGCGAGCCTTTGTTCACGCATAATGCTGGAAACTACAATCAAAACACGGTGCGCTTTATGCCTATCGTAACGAACACTACCGACAAAACCGTAGTGGGCTACCGCTTTTCTACGACTTTCCGGTCTGCATTTGGCGATGCTCTTTTCAATTTTTCCGGTGAAAGCAGCGAGCGTATCTCACCGGGTGCTACATCGAAGGCGTCGGCCTTCTATTATTGGGAGGACAATCAGTTTATCGGCGACCAACCCTACGATAAGTTGAAGATCTTCGAGGCTAATGGAACAGGATCAATCGAGACCGAAGTTACGGCGATCGCATTTGATGATGGGACTTTTTGGAAAGCCCAATAGAAAATGCTTTCTACGGTACCTGACGCCATCCGCCGCCGCCGCGCTTTCGCCCTGCCCGGGTACAAGACATTCGCAGAGGAAGGTTTCGACGGCGAATACGTCTCGCCCATTCAGATGACTTCCGGAAATCTCACAGGGCCGATGCTGATCTCCAAGGACTGGCTCGACGCGCCTTCGGCCAATGCCAACCGGGCCATCCTGACGAAACAGGGCTACCTGCCCGGCAACCACTACAACCGTGTCATCGACAAGGTTCTGGTCCTCGCTGGCCTTGTGCGCGCAGACATCTACATCACCCCCGTCTTCGGCCTGCTGACGGCGAAGCGGTCGTCCGTTATCCCGGCCAAGGACAGGCGCGCGTCGTTCGAGGCGGTCGGCCAGCACGAACTGATGGACCGAAAGCCCATCGCGCTCGGGACGGACGCGGCCTCCGTCCTACGTTGGTTCGGTATCGACCATATCGAAACCATACATCCCTCGGCGCGCGGCCTCACCTTCGACGACCGCGCCCGGCGGATCGCCAAGGCACTGGAGGCCGCATGACACACCAACTTCTTCTCAGGTTCGACAGCTTCGATCCGTCCGCTTTCGACGCGGACGCGGAGGCGCGCGGTCAGGTGGGCCTGACACTGCTGCAAATGTGGCGCGAAGGCACGGGCAGGCACTGGGCGCTGTTCTCGGTCAACGACGCCGACAAGGCAAAGGCGTGGCTTTCGAAGGAAGCCGGGCTTGGCCATCCGCCCTCTGCCTCGCACATGCTGGAGACCGTTTGACGTGACGCCCCCGGCCCGCATCGCGCTTGTGTCCTGCATGAGAAACGAAGGCATCTTCGTGCCGGAATGGCTGGCGTACCATGCGGGCCTGGGCTTCGACCGGATCGTGGTGGCGACCAACGGCTGCAGCGACGGCACCGATGCGCTGTTGGCCCATCTCGCCAGTCGGGGCATGGTCGACCACATCGATCACGATCCGGCTGGCCGTCCGCCGCAGGATGCCGCGATGGATCTGGTCCTGGCCTGGGCGCGGGAGGCGGGCGTCACCCACATACTGCACATCGACGCCGACGAATTCCTTTGCCTGGCCGAAGGGGATTTGGCTGATCTTATTGAACGGACGCATGGCGCGGACGTGGTGCCCCTGCCGTGGCGCACCTTCGGCGACAGCGGCGTGACGAAGTGGACGCCTGGCGACCTCGTGCTGGAGAGGAACACCCGTGCGGAAGCTGAGCCAGTACCGGGTATCACCAAATTCAAGTGCCTCTTCCGCGTCGCGAGTTTTGCCCGCGCCACCGACCACAACCCGCTGGAGCCGCAAATCCCCGACCCGAAAGTGATGACGCCGGACGGCGCGCTGCTGTCCAATGCCTCCCTTTATCAGAAGAAGTCGGCGCGCTTCCGGCCGCACGAGGTTGCAGCCCGCGCGACCTCTGCCCAAGTCTATCACTACGCGGTGCGGTCCGAAGATGTGTTCCTGCTGAAGAACGACCGTGGCGACGGGCAAGGCAAGAGAGGCGATGCGAAATACCACCTGAACTCTCGCTGGCACCGGCAGGCCAACCGCAACGACGTCGACGCACCGGAGATGCTGCAATATCTTCCCGGTGTACGGTCACGTCTGGCGGAGTGGCGCCGGGATCCAGATTTCGCCCAGCTGGAACTGGCCTGCGCCGATGCCTTCGCCGCACAGCGGGCAAAGGTCCTGACGGCAGAGAACCGCGCGGCCTGGACCAAAGAGATGCGCCCGGCATGATCCGTTCCGACATACCATTGTCTATTGCGGCGCCCACATTCCACGACGTCGCTGCAAACCACGCAAGACCTGCTGGCACAGCGAAAGGAGACACTAAATGACCCCCGAACTGGCAGCCCTTGCCGCGACCGTGCTGGTACATCTGGCGGCCGTCGTCTGGTCGCAGAAATCCTTCGAGAAGGACGTTGGCCGGGAAGGCAATCTTTCCCCACGGGACGGGTCCATGGATCTGTCTGTCGAGACCGAGCGACTGAAACGCGCGTTGGGCAACCATACAGAGAACATCGCCCCGTTCGTAATCGCCGTCGTGCTCGTGCAGTTCACCGATTCGAACAGCTGGGTTACGGCGCTTTTCGCATGGGTCTTCGTGGCGGCACGTGCGCTCTATCTTCCGGCCTACGCCCTCGGATGGGTGCCCTGGCGGTCCTACCTCTTCATGGCGGGATTGCTGTCCACGCTGATCATGATCGTCGCGGCTTTCGTATGACCCCGGAGCTTACAATCCTGACGCTCGCGGCTCTGTTGCAGGCCGTGCAGTTCGCGATCTACTCCGTGGCAGCGCAGATGCAGGTCGGTACGCGCTATGCCGCTTCGCCACGGGACGAGCCGCGCCAGTTGACCGGTCTGGCGGGCCGCGCGCAGCGTGCGCTCAACAACCATTTCGAAGGGCTGATCCTCTTCTCCATCGCTGTCATGGTGGTTACGTACTCTGATATCGGAGACGAGTTCACAGCAGCCGCGGCTCTGGTCTATCTCGTAGCGCGGGTTCTTTACGTGCCCGCGTATCTCTTCGGTTGGGCGCCCTGGCGCTCGCTGATCTGGTTCGCGGGGTTTCTCGCCACCGTCTTCATGCTGATCTGGTGCCTCCTGTGACCGATCGGCCCCGCACACCCGGCCCAGTTTCGGGCTGAACGACTCCCGGGGGGCTCCGCCGGAGCGGGGGCACTGCCTCCTCCCCCTCAGACAGAAGGAAAACGACATGTCCCAATACGACGTCATCGTCATCGGTGCCGGTCCCGGCGGCTACGTTGCCGCCATCCGTTGCGCGCAGCTCGGCCTCAAAACCGCCTGCGTGGAAGGCCGCGAGACGCTGGGCGGCACCTGCCTGAACGTGGGCTGCATCCCGTCGAAGGCATTGCTGCATGCCTCGCACCAGTTGCACGAGGCCGAGCACAACTTCGCCAAGATGGGCCTGAAGGGTAAAAGCCCCTCCGTCGACTGGAAGCAGATGCTGGCCTACAAGGACGACGTTATCGGACAGAACACCAAGGGCATCGAATTCCTGTTCAAGAAGAACAAGATCGACTGGCTGAAGGGCTGGGCCTCGATCCCGGAAAAAGGCAAGGTCAAGGTCGGCGACGAGACCTATGACGCCAAGAACATCATCATCGCGTCGGGCTCCGAAGTGGCCAGCGTGCCGGGCGCGGACGTGACCGTGGACAACGAGGGCGGTGTGGTCGTGGACTCGACCGGCGCCCTGGCCCTGCCCAAGGTGCCAAAAAAGATGGTCGTGATCGGTGCGGGCGTGATCGGGCTGGAAATGGGCTCTGTCTACAAGCGTCTCGGCTCCGAGGTGCAGGTCATCGAGTTCCTCGATCACATCACCCCGGGCATGGATGCCGAGGTCCAGAAGCAGTTCCAGAAACTGCTGTCGAAGCAGGGCCTTGAGTTCACGATGGGCGCCGCCGTGTCCAAGGTGGAAGCCACAAAGACCAAGGCCAAGGTCACCTACAAGCTGCGCAAGGACGATAGCGAACATTCCGTTGACGCGGATGTGGTACTGGTCGCGACCGGCCGCAAACCCTTCACCGGGGGCCTGGGACTGGACGCGCTGGGAATCGAGATGACCAAGCGCGGTCAGATTGCGGTCAACGACCACTGGAAGACGTCTGTCGACGGAATCTACGCCATCGGCGACGTGATCGAGGGCCCCATGCTGGCCCACAAGGCCGAGGACGAGGGTATGGCCTGCGCGGAGGTGATCGCCGGGAAACATGGGCACGTGAACTACGGCGTGATCCCCTCGGTGATCTACACCGCCCCCGAGGTCGCCATGGTCGGCGCCACCGAGGCGCAACTGAAAGAGGCTGGCAAGGACTACAAGGTCGGCAAGTTTTCTTTCATGGGCAACGGCCGGGCGAAGGCCGTGTTCCAGGGCGACGGCTTCGTGAAGCTGCTGGCCGACAAGGAAACGGACCGCATCCTCGGCTGCCACATCATCGGCCCCGCCGCGGGCGACCTGATCCACGAGATCTGCGTCGGTATGGAATTCGGCGCCAGCGCTGAGGACATCGCCCTGACATGCCACGCGCACCCGACCTTCTCCGAAGCGGTGCGCGAGGCGGCGCTGGCCTGCGGCGACGGCGCTATCCACTCCTGAGGGTGTTGACCGACGCCATCTGCCCTGCGTAGCCGGAGTCGAAAACGGATGGAAAGGGGCGCGGTCCGGACCGCGCCCCTTGTTGTTTCACCTGGCATGGGTTCATGCGATACCGCTCGATGCCGGGTTGCCGAGGCATCCAGCAACGGATCGGCGGCGGCACCATCGAAGGCACGCCTGCCGATCAGGGCCGCATTACGTGGTCAGTGTCCGGGTCAGGCCCGCTTGGCCCACCCCGTTTCACCAAAGACGGGTCTTTGCGTAGTCCGGATAGGCGCGGTCGTAGTCCGCACCGCCCTGCGCGCCCTGCGACATGTCGGCGAGGATCTCGCCCACCGTCGGCAGGTCGAGTTGCGGGTCACGCGGCCAGAGCCCCGAGCGCATCAGTGCCTTGGCGCATTGCGTGTAGACCTCTGTCACGTCGACCACGATGACCGTGGCGGGCAGCCGGTCGCCCTTGGCAAAGCTCTGCCGCAGATCCTGGTCGTCGGTCAGGAATGCGCGGCCATTTACGCGGACCGTAGTGTGGGTGCCGGGGATCATGAACAGAAGGGCACAGCGCCCGTCGGACACGATATCCCGCAGGCAATCGAGCCGGTTGTTGCCGCGCCAGTCGGGCATCAGCAGACGCTCGGCGCCATCCACCCGGATCACCGGGCCATCGTCGCCGCGCGGCGAACCATGCACACCGTCCGGCCCGACCGTGGAAAGGATACAGAACCGTGCTGCCTCTACCCAGCGGCGATAGAGCGGCGTCAGGCTTGGCGAAACCTTGACCAGCGCGGCCGGGACCGCTTCGGGATAAAGCGCCTCAAGGTCCGGGACGGTCGCTATGGGCTTCATTGGCTTACTCCTTGGGGTCGAAACCGGCCTCGCGCATCAGAGCGTTCGAAGCCGCCTCGACCTCCGTCTCCAGCCGGATCAGAAAAGTCTCTCGGCCAAGGCCCGGATCTATGGTCGGAAGGAACTCGACGACGGCCAGTCCCGGCTTGCGCAGGATGCCCTTGCGCGGCCAGAACAAACCGACGTTGGTCGCCGCCGGAACACAGGGCTGGCCGGTCTGTTCATAGAGCAGCGCCGCACCAACCTTGTAGCCCTGCTTTACGCCCGGAGCGACGCGAGTGCCCTGCGGATAGATGATGAGCTGTCCGGGATCGGCCGCCCCCTTCTCCACGTCCGACAGCATCCGGGCGATGGCAGCCCCGCGTTTTCCGCGCGAGACGGGCACACAGCCGATGCGGTAGGCATACTGCCCGATAATGGGCGTGTAGAGCAGTTCCTGCTTCATGATGAACTTGCCGGCAGGTACGGCGCCGAAGATCAGAATGATGTCGAGGAAGGATTGGTGCTTGGCGGCGATCAGGACTTCGCCCTGCGGAACCGGTCCCCGAACCTCGGTCCGCAGGCCAACCATCCAGCGTGCGGTAAAGCGGGTCCAGGCACAGAAGGACTTGCACGCCATCCGGGCACCGCGGCTGGAGAACAGCGCCCAAGGCAGGAAGACGATCCCGAGGACGAGCATGGCAAAGTAAAGCTGGAAGACGAATATCGCCGAACGTACCCACTGGATCACGCCAGTTCCCCCAGTACACGCCGTGCCGCAAGGTCGGTCGCGATATAGGCCACCAGTGCGGCCAGCGGCGGCACGAACAGCGGCCAGAGCCATTGGAAGCCCTCGAAGCGCAGCCCCGTCAAGAGCCCCTCCACATCACCGGCTGCGGGCATCAAAACAAGCGCCAGCATCCCAAGAACGGTGCCGGCGGCGGCACCGGTCAACGTCCGCAGGGTAAAGCGCCGGACGAATGCCTGCGCGATGTATCGGTCTGTGGCGCCGACCAGCCGAAGGACGGCGATGACCTGCGCATTGGCGGCCAGTGCAGCGTGGGCGGCCAGCGTGACCATTGCCCCGGTGGCCGCGCCGATCAGCAGGATCGAGGTCCAGCCCAGCAGACGCAGCCGCGAGGCCGCCGCCACCAGCGGTTTGCGCCAGCGGCTGTGTTCGTCCAGCACCGCGCCGGGTGCCTCGGCCTGCAGCCGCAGGCGCAGCCCGTCTGAATCGTAGCCGTCGCCGGTCTCAAGAACCTCGACGAGCTGGGGCACCGGAAGCTGTTCGACCGGCAGCCCCGGACCAAACCATGGCTCAAGCAGCGCGCGCTGTTCGTCGGCACTCAGGGCGCGGGCAGAGGCAACGCCCGGCGTTTGCTCCAGCACCGTCAGCACCGCCGCCACCTGTTCGGCCATCTGCCCTTCGGGGGCAGAGATGCGCACGGTCGAGGCGCGCGCCAGTTCGTCCCCCCAGCTCGTGGCGAGCCGTCCGGCGGCCAGTGACAACGCCAGCGCAAAGATGGTCAGGAAGGCCATCGCGATAGACGTCAGCAGCGTCAGGCGCACGGTGAATCCGGAGGGCGGCACGACCCGGTCCGCACCTCGATCGCCTTTCACGAGGCCGCGGATGCTGGCGAGCCGCGCGATCACAGGTCCGCCCCCGCGGTCTGCAGAGACCGGTTCTGAATGCGCAGGACCCGGGCCTGCACGTGCGCCTTCGCGGCGCGGATCAGGGCGAGGTCGTGGGTGGCGATCATCACTGTCTTGCCCATCTTGTTCAGCTCGATCAGCAGCCGCAGAAGCCTTTGCGACATTTCCCAGTCGACGTTGCCTGTGGGTTCATCGGCAAGGATCACGTCCGGGCTGAGGATCAGCGCGCGGGCAAGCGCCGCACGCTGACGCTCCCCGCCGGACAGCTCTGGCGGCAGGGCGTCGAATTTGCCGGTCAGTCCGACCCAGCTCATGAGTTCATGAAGGTTGTCGGCCTGGCTCGGGTCCGCTTGGCCGGAGACGGTCAGAGGAAGGGCCACGTTTTCCGCCACCGGAAGATGGTCGAGGAACTGGCAATCCTGGTGGACCACACCGATGCGCCGACGCATGTAGGCAACGGCGTTGCGATCCATCTGCGTCACGTCTTCGCTGAAAATGTGGACTGTCCCCGCCGTTGGCTTCAGCGCGCCGTAGCACAGCTTCAGAAACGTCGTCTTGCCCGCGCCGGAAGGGCCGGTGAGGAAGTGGAAGGTTCCCGGCGCCAGCTTCAGCGAAATGTCGGTAAGCAGCGCCTCCCCGCTATAGGAATAGGCCGCGTTTTCCAGCTCGATCACGGGTCGTGTGCCCTCACCCTTTTGTTGACCCTGTTGTGCCAGTGCAAGCCCGGTTGTGCAACGCGGCTCATAGGCCAGAAATGGACTTTTCCCCTTGTGTCATCGCACCTATGGTTAATGCAACGCCCGCGAAGGGGCGATGAGAGACAGGATCGGAGCAGCATGCGGCTGATTTGCCCGAATTGCGGAGCGCAATACGACGTCCCTGCGGAGGTCATCCCCGAGGGCGGTCGCGACGTTCAGTGTTCCAACTGCGGCCACACGTGGTTCCAGCGTCACCCGGATATGGATGCGGATCTGGCCGAGGATCTGAACCAGCCCGTGCCGGACGAAGAATGGACGCCGGAGGACGAGCCGGCAGAGGCGATATCTTCCATCCCCCCCGCCGAACGGCCCCACCTCTCTCGCCGCGCCGCCGCGCCGGTCGCGCAAGTGGACGACGAGGAAGACGGGGTCGAGACGGAGCCCGAACCTTTACCGTCCACGGATGAGGCAAAGCCGCGCGGACTCGATCCGGAAGTGGCCGAGATCTTCCGCGAGGAACGCGACTACGAAGCCCGCAGGCGCACGGCGGAATCGCTGGAGACGCAACCGGACCTCGGTCTGGGAGAGCCGGATGAGGACGAACGAGCGCGCCGGTCGAGGCAGGCGCGCGAACGCATGTCCCGCATCCGCGGGGACGAGGCCACGGCACCGCAGTCCACCAGGCGCCCGGCCCCGCCCGTTGTCCCCGAAACCGCCCCCCCCGACCAGGACGAAGGCCGGGCAACGGCAGAAGCGGTCGCGGCTGCGGCAGCGAGTTCGCGGCGCGACCTCCTCCCGGACGTGGACGAAATCAACCAGACGCTGCGCTCCACTTCCGAGCCGCGCGTCATCGACTCCGCCGAGCGCAACGCGACCGCGACCGATCCGAAGTCGGGCGGTTTCGGCAAGGGCTTCCTGCTGGTGATCGTTCTTGCCGCGCTGGCCATCGGCACCTACGCCAACGCCACCAAGATCTCCATGTCCGTGCCGCAGGTCGCGCCTGCGCTGGACGCCTACGTGGCCACGGTCAACAAGGGGCGCGTGTGGCTGGACCAGCAGGTGCTGCAGCTCATGACGATGCTCGACGGGATGAGCTCGGAGGCAGCCCCCTCGACGACGGAGACGCCTGCGGAGCAGGACGCCGAAACGGACACGTCAGAGAGTAACTGATCCGCGGAACCGCCGAACGCGCGGGTCCTGCGGGGCCGGCGCGATTTCGGAACGCCGACTGTCGGTGCCCCTGAAATGGCCCACACGGTTGGGCCGTTCGAATGCACCGGATTGGTGTGCTCCCCCAACAAAAAGGACCGCCGGTCACACCGGCAGTCCACTCGTGCGTTCCGGGTCCTACAGGTGCAGGTTCAGACCCGGCCCTTCCAAGGCACCAGCACCCGTTCGGCCCATCGCATCAGGATGTCGATCCCGAAGCCGATGATGCCGATCAGGATGATCCCCATGATGACGATGTCGGTCAGCTGGAACTTCGAGGCGACCATGATCATCATCCCGGCCCCCTTCTCTGCCGCGACAAGCTCGGCCGCGACGACGGTGCCCCAGCAGACCCCCATCGCCACCCGCGCGCCGGTGAATATCTCCGGCAGGGAGTTCGGTACGATGACGTGCCGCATGATCTGCCACTTGGACGCGCCAAGCGAATAGGCGGCGTGGACCTTGGAAATCGCCACGCCGGACACCCCGGCCCGTGCGGCGATGGCCATGATCCAGAGCGCGGCCAGGAACAAAAGGATGATCTTTCCCAGCTCGCCGATGCCTGCCCAGATGATGACCAGCGGGATCAGAGCCAGCGGCGGCACGGGGCGCATGAATTCCACGATCGGATCGAACCAGCCGCGAAACCAGTCCGAGAGACCCATTGCGTAGCCCAGCGGAATGCCCACCAGCGCTCCGAAGAAGAAGCCGAGGATCACGCGGAACAACGAATAACCGAGGTGTTCCCACAGGGTCGAGTCGCGATAGCCGTCAGAGGCGATTTCGCCGAGGCGGGCCAGGACGGCTTCGGGCGGCGGCAGCCAGATCGGCTCCATCTGCCAGCCCTTCGCCGGTTCGAAGTTCAGCGTGCCCTTGGGCGACATACCCACCCGCCCGAACTCGGTCATGACGGAGCCGCCCGGCTCGATGGGTTCGCCGTTCACCGCGATCACGGTGTGGCCTGCGTCGCGGTCCATCTCGTCGTTGCGGTCGACCCGGATCAGGCCGGAGCGCCAGGCGCCCACGCTGTCGCTGTCGTTCTTCGCCCAGCCCTCACCGGGATCGACCTCCGGCGCGTCTGCATCCGTACCGACCTCGAACACCCGGACCGTCACCGTGGCGTCGTCCGGTTCGACACCGTCGGCCGTTGCGGTGTAGGTAAAGGTCGCGTCGCCGATGAAGGGACCCGGAGCGTGCAGGAAGCCCGGCACAAGCTTTGAACCGGTGAAAGCCGCCCACAACAGGAAGATCACAAGGATCGAGATCACGCTGGCGATGCGGTTCGGCACCACGGCGCTTTCGTCGCCGAACGTCACCGTCTTGAGAGAGGTGTAGTCGGTCGTCGTCTTGCGCACGATGAACTTCACCAGCACGAAAGACACGACAAAGACGATGGCGTAGATGAGGAAGACGATCATGACGCTTCTCCCCTGTCTTGCTGCATCACGTGCACCCCTGCTCTGAGAACGCTCATTCCGCCGTCTCCGATCGTCCCATGATTTCCTCTTCCATGTCCCAGATCATCCCGAGGATCTCCTCGCGTTTCTGGCCGAAGTCGGGGTGCTTCTTCACCTCTCGCAGGTCCGCGTTGACGCCCATGTCGGCGAAGGGCAGACGGTATTCCGTGTGGATGCGACCCGGGCGCGGCGCCATGACCAGCAGCCGCTCCCCCAGCAGCAGCGCCTCCTCGACCGAGTGGGTGATGAGGATGATGGTCTTGCCCGTCTCCTTCCAGAGTTTCAGAACCAGACCTTGCATCTTCTCGCGCGTCAGCGCGTCCAGAGCGCCCAAGGGTTCGTCCATCAGGATCACGTCCGGTTCGTTCGCGAGGCAGCGGGCCAGGGCCACACGCTGCTGCATCCCGCCCGACAATTCGTAAACTGCCTTTTCCTTGAAGTCCTTAAGGCCCACGACCTCCAAAAGGTGATCGACGGTCTGGGCCCAGTCGCGTTCACGTTTGCCTGCCATGCGGGGGCCGAAGGACACGTTTTCCCGCACGTTCATCCACTCGAAAAGCGCACCCTGCTGAAACACCATTCCGCGTTCGCGGTCCGGGCCACGCACCCGGTGCCCGTTCATCACGATCTGCCCTTCGGTCGGCGCAAGGAAACCCGCGACGATGTTCAGAAGCGTGGTCTTTCCGCAGCCCGAGGGGCCAAGGACGCTCATGAGTTCGCCAGGGGCAAGGGTAAGCGACACGTCTTTCAGCGCCTGCACCGAACTTCCGTTCGGCAGATCGAAGCGCATGGAAAGGTTTTCGATGGCGAGACCGCTCATGCCACCTCCTTTTCTGAGTGCGGAGTTCTGGCCCGACGGATCGGGTCGCGGGCACAGTCATACGGCGAACCACCGAACCCGGCCCGATGGCGCCGCGGCAGGGCCACTGCCGCGGCGCAGGTCTTACATGCCGTTCGCCGCTTCGAGCGGACCGGTGTTTACGTTGCCAGCGTAGCTGTCGAGTGCGGAATCGATGGATCCCGCCTCGACGAAGACGTCGGCCACCCCCTTCATGAACTCCTGCGCGCCGCCGCCCAGCCACTTTTCGGTCAGCTGGTCCTCGACCGTCGGGAAGACGAAGGTCGAGATGGTCGCCATGGTGGCTTCTTCGTCCATCCCCGCGTCCTTGGCGATGACCGGCAGCATCTTCTCATGATTGGCTTCGTCCGCCCACATGGCGTTCGCCTCTGCGGTCACGGCAAGGAATTGCGATACGATGTCGGAGTTTTCGGCCACCCAGCCAGCCGGGCCGGAGGTCACGTCGAACACCAGGATGCCCAGATCTTCCTTCTCGGCGCCGGTCAGCAGGACATTGCCGTGCTCTTTCATGCGGCGCAGCGAACCGCCCC is a genomic window containing:
- a CDS encoding ABC transporter permease subunit encodes the protein MIVFLIYAIVFVVSFVLVKFIVRKTTTDYTSLKTVTFGDESAVVPNRIASVISILVIFLLWAAFTGSKLVPGFLHAPGPFIGDATFTYTATADGVEPDDATVTVRVFEVGTDADAPEVDPGEGWAKNDSDSVGAWRSGLIRVDRNDEMDRDAGHTVIAVNGEPIEPGGSVMTEFGRVGMSPKGTLNFEPAKGWQMEPIWLPPPEAVLARLGEIASDGYRDSTLWEHLGYSLFRVILGFFFGALVGIPLGYAMGLSDWFRGWFDPIVEFMRPVPPLALIPLVIIWAGIGELGKIILLFLAALWIMAIAARAGVSGVAISKVHAAYSLGASKWQIMRHVIVPNSLPEIFTGARVAMGVCWGTVVAAELVAAEKGAGMMIMVASKFQLTDIVIMGIILIGIIGFGIDILMRWAERVLVPWKGRV
- a CDS encoding ABC transporter ATP-binding protein, yielding MSGLAIENLSMRFDLPNGSSVQALKDVSLTLAPGELMSVLGPSGCGKTTLLNIVAGFLAPTEGQIVMNGHRVRGPDRERGMVFQQGALFEWMNVRENVSFGPRMAGKRERDWAQTVDHLLEVVGLKDFKEKAVYELSGGMQQRVALARCLANEPDVILMDEPLGALDALTREKMQGLVLKLWKETGKTIILITHSVEEALLLGERLLVMAPRPGRIHTEYRLPFADMGVNADLREVKKHPDFGQKREEILGMIWDMEEEIMGRSETAE
- a CDS encoding zinc-ribbon domain-containing protein; the protein is MRLICPNCGAQYDVPAEVIPEGGRDVQCSNCGHTWFQRHPDMDADLAEDLNQPVPDEEWTPEDEPAEAISSIPPAERPHLSRRAAAPVAQVDDEEDGVETEPEPLPSTDEAKPRGLDPEVAEIFREERDYEARRRTAESLETQPDLGLGEPDEDERARRSRQARERMSRIRGDEATAPQSTRRPAPPVVPETAPPDQDEGRATAEAVAAAAASSRRDLLPDVDEINQTLRSTSEPRVIDSAERNATATDPKSGGFGKGFLLVIVLAALAIGTYANATKISMSVPQVAPALDAYVATVNKGRVWLDQQVLQLMTMLDGMSSEAAPSTTETPAEQDAETDTSESN